A window of the Tunturibacter empetritectus genome harbors these coding sequences:
- a CDS encoding glycosyltransferase family 87 protein yields the protein MTAKTVGNSSVGTRSRRLLLFVVCSLLLANVVQWGICRALHLGNPGSIKDDVAKFLHVRQWTDSWLPMMKSLDYFDANPTKPIYAAPLYDTLIYSLASELPLVALRRLGVGDAAMLRLLAVFSWFSVVGVAAVSLAMGRRLLRRRGADLSWMDVLAVVLACLGCYPLLKGYALGNAQTMLSFGFAVMLYLWTSGREREAGVVAALLAFVKPQYVLLLVWMVVRRRWGAVWAFLVCSGVLVAMSVAVFGWHNNLDYVGVLASLSHKAQSHYANQSMFGTLNRMIFNGENMGYTPHVYTPYVAWVYRATVLTSLVLVGGVLLFPWRKMRGSTADIAAMGLASVAASPMAWEHHYGIVFGIFAWFWFAYGCWESKKPWLWGLSFFLCANFLAATNLLADKSGWNVLQSYMYFGALLLLVLLMQLARRAEVDEAIAA from the coding sequence GTGACGGCAAAGACAGTGGGCAACTCCAGCGTGGGCACGCGCAGCAGACGGCTGCTTCTTTTTGTGGTGTGCAGCCTTCTTCTTGCGAATGTGGTTCAGTGGGGGATCTGCCGCGCGCTGCATCTGGGAAACCCTGGCAGCATCAAGGATGACGTCGCTAAGTTTCTGCACGTGCGGCAGTGGACCGACTCGTGGTTGCCGATGATGAAGTCACTTGATTACTTCGACGCGAATCCTACGAAGCCGATCTATGCGGCTCCCCTGTACGACACGCTGATCTATTCGCTGGCGAGTGAGTTGCCGTTGGTTGCATTGCGCAGGCTTGGCGTGGGTGATGCGGCGATGCTTCGTTTGCTGGCTGTGTTTTCCTGGTTCTCGGTGGTTGGGGTTGCGGCAGTGTCGCTGGCGATGGGGCGCAGACTGTTGCGGAGGCGCGGCGCGGATCTGAGTTGGATGGATGTTCTTGCGGTGGTGCTTGCTTGTCTGGGGTGTTATCCGTTGTTGAAGGGATACGCGTTGGGGAATGCTCAGACGATGCTTTCGTTTGGATTTGCGGTGATGCTTTACCTGTGGACGTCGGGGCGGGAGCGCGAGGCGGGTGTTGTGGCGGCGCTGCTTGCGTTTGTGAAGCCTCAGTATGTGCTGCTGCTCGTGTGGATGGTGGTGCGCAGGCGATGGGGTGCTGTGTGGGCGTTCCTGGTCTGTTCCGGTGTTTTGGTGGCGATGTCGGTGGCGGTCTTTGGCTGGCACAATAATCTCGACTATGTGGGTGTGCTTGCGAGCTTGAGCCATAAGGCGCAATCGCACTATGCGAATCAGTCGATGTTCGGGACGTTGAATCGCATGATCTTCAACGGCGAGAACATGGGATACACGCCGCATGTTTATACCCCTTACGTTGCGTGGGTGTACCGTGCGACGGTGCTGACGTCGCTGGTGCTGGTAGGTGGGGTGCTGCTGTTTCCGTGGAGGAAGATGAGGGGATCGACGGCGGATATCGCTGCGATGGGGCTGGCGTCGGTGGCGGCGTCGCCGATGGCGTGGGAGCATCACTACGGCATTGTGTTCGGGATCTTTGCGTGGTTCTGGTTTGCGTATGGGTGCTGGGAGAGCAAGAAGCCGTGGTTGTGGGGGCTGTCGTTTTTTCTTTGCGCCAACTTTCTGGCGGCGACTAATCTGCTGGCAGACAAGTCCGGATGGAATGTGCTGCAGTCGTACATGTACTTTGGAGCGCTTCTGTTGCTTGTGTTGTTGATGCAGCTGGCACGTCGTGCGGAAGTTGACGAAGCCATTGCTGCGTAA